The stretch of DNA acacactcacacacaagaCACATGCACCTACCacctctctcccactctctcatTTCTCCCTCCCTGTCTTGTTCTGTATGACGACAGCGAGAGCTGAATGAAATGACCTTCCTTTAGACTCCTCCTCCTGTTCCGGTAGCAGGAGAGAGAGCAAGGAAGGGTGTGAggattttcattaaaaatatttttcatcatacACTCTGTGGACAATAGGGAGAGATGGGTGCAGCCTTTTCACTGAGAGTCATCTTGTAAGTAAtgtctttattattttactaaTGACAGAATAATAATTTCAATAGAAGCTGTGTGCAGCTCTGTTtgcttgcatgcatgtgtgtgattgtcGCTGTGTGTGTAAGCTTGTGGAGTACTGTAAGTTTGTCAGTGGCCAGTGTTTTACTGTGCAAATGTCTGTGTAAATATGCTGATTGGATTTCTCACAGGACAGAATTTGTTTTAAAGTTAACAAAATGGTACCGTAGTTTTCAAAGTGACCgcagaaaaacagaacaatattTAATAGTCGGTCTCAGTCAAACGTGCCACATTTGTCTCACTTGCTTCAGGATTATTAGAGGAATGTGCCTTTAAGCAGCCGTTAATTCTGAGTAAAAGCTTTGCACTTGCAAGATGCAAATCAATGTTCTCTGTTACTCTGACCACATTAGCGTATGGTGACTATGACTGATGTGTGTTCATACTGTATCTATCAATGTATGTCATTTTATAGAAATTGACTTTACTTTTACTAGAAACTGGCAGTGATTGGAGCTCctgtaaaaataatgaatagGATTTAAATAGCTGAGTCCATTTTTAGATGGTTTTAAGCAGCTTTACTATCTTTGAGGTTCCACATGGTTCAGCagttgttgtgttgtgctgaAAAGAAGTTACTGTGGGGGTTTCGTCTTAGTTGTGTAATTACATCTTTCCTAGATTTATAATTTTTCCAAAGCTATGTATGTAAATATCCTCCTCATCTAATGTCTTATtcttaaacaaacatttaataatacTGCTGCACTAATGCTCCACCAAATTTAAATCAGGACAActaatttattttaacatacaagcacaaacacaaatctcTGTGTGCtttggtgatgtgtgtgtgtgtgtgtgtgttatgtgatTACAGATTATTATTGCATGAGCCTCTTGTCATCGGCTTAGTGGCAATAATGGAGGGGCCAATTAATTGGCTAAAAGTGGATTAGAACAGCAGTGATTAAGTGGATGTTGCAGCAGAAGTTATCAAGCACCTCTCCTGTAATAGATATCACATAACCAAAACAAGTGTTTCATTTTGCTAGATTATGTTGTGAAACAAAATTCAAATCCCCTCCGACAACCATTAAATACAGAGGGTGGAAGATGGATGGTGAAAACATTTCAGCTCAGGTTGTGGCACAGCAAGCTTTCAGCATATTACTGTCGGACTTTGATTGCTTCATCTGTATTGCAGAAGCTTACAAAGCATCCCCACTCTGATTCTCTCCTCCCACACTGTGTCCATATTGGTGCTCTCTCTATCACCTGTGGGTGTGTTTTAGTGATTCAGCGATGAGTCACCAATTTGTCTCAGGCTCTCCAATGTCCTGTGTGAAAAATAACTCATTAATACACAGACTAGGCCAACACGCCATCCCCCTTCATTTACGTTATTTACGGATGTGACTGTGGGTCTAGGAGGAAGTGTATTTCCATATAAAGGTGTTCTCAAATTCACAATCTACTCTACAATTCAAGTGAGATCCTGTTCTCTCTACTGCATATGGGTCATGAAACCATTACAGATGcctgaaggattttttttttcactctctcaTTTTTAATCTTCTCCTCCTGAGACTTTGTTAATCCAGTTTGCcctgattgtttttatttcttttccccTCTAACAGAGAGTAGTAGTTTGTCTCTGTTTTGGTAATGGCGGGCAATGTAGACGCTGGCCTAGATTCAGTCAACATACTCGGGAGTTTTCAGATTACTCACACAATCTGTTTTAGAGAAGAAATGTTTTGACCTAGAAAAGTTGCGTTGCATGTGATGGAGACGtggtttttgtgcattttgtgaAGACATTTATGACTGTCTGGAATAATCACCTACGATCTAAATTTATCCTCATTTCAGTGGAGCTTTTCAGGTGACTTGAATCCAGGATCTCTTTCAAACTGATGTATTTTTTCCACTAAAAGTGTTTAATAGCGCATTGTTTGTTTACCCTCTCTCCAACCAGCTTTGGCATGTCCATTATTATGAACTCTATTCAAAGCTCCAGGATCTATTTAAGATCAAGGTTTAGTGCCAAATATGTCAGACTAAATTACAAGAAAACGTGTATAAAATTATATATGAtatacagaaaaatgttttgtttaactttgaagctttgtttttctgaattttaGGCTAAAAGGGGAGAATTTAAGAGGATACTGACAACTGTAGGGGTCAAGTAAATAAGGAATTTaatgtcatcattttttattttatggtgtCTGATTGAGTCCAGTCTCCCTCCTTCTAAAATCCCTGAGACTGATGGCTCAGCTCCTGCTAACGtggggcagagagagaaagagaaagaaaggaggaaaagggTAGTgcgtcatctttttttttttctccctctagTACTAAAAATAGCCAAGCCTCCTGATTGCACAGGACTCCGTTTCCAGGGCAACCGTGTTCATTCACAGCTTTCCGATCTTGTAAAGGAAGGGGTGTGGTGGGTTTCAGGGTGTGAAGTGTTATTATCTTCCTCCATCCGTTCCCCGCTAATGCTCTCTCTCGACTCGACTCGTCTCAGTCTAAATTTGGAGTATTTAAAATATCTTTCTCAATCTGTCTGAAAGGACGTTCACTTCCCATGTGCTGTTTACTACAATATATATGATTTCATCCAGACTGTTCAGACATAATAACCTCTAATGATGGTATATCTCTTGTAAACAATGTCATTTGTGTTCTTTGTCTCTGTGAGAAGATGACTCAGGAGATGAAGGCCCCGTACAGCAGGAGGACCGAGCCCTAACCCAAGGGGTGCTCAAGAGTCTGGCCAGCAAGCTAGATGACCTGAGCACCTGTAATGAGCTGATAGGAAAGCACGGCGCAGCCCTCCAGCGCTCTCTCAGCGAACTCGAGGAACTCCGTGGGTCCTGTGACAGCACAGACAAAGTGAAAGCAGTTAATGAGCGAGCAACTCTCTTCCGTATAACCTCCAATGCTATGATCAATGTGAGTTCACACGTCACAAGCCACAGCCAGTATAACCCTCTTTTGATGAGCGTATGCATCTTGAGGTTTCTTCTTCCtgcattttttcatgtgtgttcaAACCTCAGGCTTGTCGTGACTTTTTGGACGTAGCAGAATCTCAAAGCCGGAGGTGGCAGAAGGCCCTGCAGTATGAGAGAGAACAACGTCACCATTTGGAGGAGACAATCGAACAGTTAGCCAAACAGCATAACAACCTAGAGAGAGCCTGGAGGGAGAATCCCACCTCATATACAGGTAAGATacatcactctctctgtctcttcctgtcatcCTCGCTCTTCTATGTAGTGTGGAGGGGAAGGCactgtgtagtgtgtagtataaTATCACAGAAACGAATGTGGCCCTCTTCTGGATGTTAGCAGTGATTCATTTCTAGCACGTGGCTCAATCAGACTTATAATATCTCAATTTTTGGGGCCTTTATCTACAAGGGTAGACAAAGTGAAATAAACCACGTCCCTAAACTGGCAGTTTAGGGATGTGTACAATATTTGTGTTTGAGATTGTCAGAGGTGTTAATTTCACTCTAGACTTCCTTCCTTGTCTTAGCAGTTTTTCTGTTCTTCAAATGTTCTCATGATTTTCAGCAACTTCCTTAAATCACAATTACAAAACTTAAAACACAAGTGATTCTTATATGAAGTTTCCATTCACATTCCAATACGGCAACATAAAGCAGCTTACAGGGCTATAAATGGGCCAGATATTTTCTGCTTCATTCCTACTTCAGGAATGTTAATCAAGTCTAATCAAGTCTAAATTTAAAACACTATGAGCTCCAATAACATTTACTGCAGGACTATTCTATGATGTTGTAAGGTTTATTTAGCTGCtgtgtattattgttattgtaattTTGGCAACCCCCTGTATAGCAGTacaataatatgtaatatttatatatatatatatatatatacagacactCATTTTACCAATCTCCTTGTCTTGTGTCACCGTATAGGTGTGGAGAGGTCTCAAGAGGGGGATGCGAGTGATGAGAATGATGAGGCCGAGTTCTTTGATGCCATGGAAGAGTCACCTGCATTCATAACTGTGACTGCTACTGGCGACATAAAGCACAAGTGAGACATCATGTCTATACAGAGTCAtctcagagctgtgtgtgtgttctaaaTCAGTCAGCAGCACAATTACTGTGAACTGTGTTTGAAGTATGTTGCTTTCTCTCAGGCGCTCAGGGAGTAATCAGAGTATGATGAGCGGAGTCGTGCCCAATGACTGGACTCACAACGAGAATGTAGGTCCCCAGCTTGTTGTGTTCAACTGAAATTAatattgacattatttttgactgtgAAAAGGttgactaaatgtgattttatttggactttaatacagtaaatgtaacCTTTTAATCACTTCAGGCTGCCAGGCTCACACTAGTTGTTGCTATACTCACGTAGATGCACTTCTTGCACACATATCtaaagctttgtgttttgtcttattCTTTTCAGGACACCTCAGGCACAAACCACATGCAGCTACGAAGAACAAGGCGCAGCCGTATTCCTGACAAACCTAATTATTCCCTCAATCTGTGGAGCATCATGAAGAACTGTATAGGAAAAGACCTGTCCAAGATACCCATGCCtgtaaatgcaaaacacacaaattggCTGTAATATAGGTTTTAATTACATGTGAATTTAAGTAAATGTATATTCAAAATGTGGAATTGTCTGGTTACATACaagaaatctctctctctctctctgtgattgCAGGTAAACTTCAATGAGCCGTTGTCGATGCTTCAGCGTCTGACTGAAGATCTGGAGTACAGTGAGCTTCTGGACCGGGCAGCTCGCTGCGACTCCTCCCTGGAGCAGATGTGCCTAGTGGCTGccttttctgtctcctcctACTCCACCACAGTCCATCGCACAGCCAAGCCCTTCAACCCTCTGCTGGGGGAGACATATGAGCTGGACCGATTGGACGAGTATGGTTATCGGTCCATCTCTGAGCAGGTGagacaaacataaaatgatgatgtggtgaaaagcaaaaatataaatacaccATGATGTGTACATTGCCTCTACTGACACCAGCTGATAACATCCACTGTCAGGTCAGTCATCACCCACCAGCTGCTGCCCACCATGTGACATCACAGCGAGGATGGACTCTGTGGCAGCATATCACTATTGATAGCAAGTTTCGTGGGAAATATATCTCTGTCGTGCCATTAGGTAGGAGACATGTAAAAGTTTGGAATTAACTTTGATGCAGTTCATGCTGACAGTCAGTATATATTAGTGTAAAAGCTACTACAGGCCAGATATGATGTATGAATACATGCAAACATCTGTTAGAAAAATCAGATTTACCATATTTAAGTGATTACAGAACTTGTCTTACATATTTTGATGTCAGTATGTCCTCCTCTTCACTGTAGGAAACATTCACCTGCAGTTCCACTCGAGTGGAAACCACTACGTGTGGAGCAAAGTGACCTCGACGGTGCACAATATTATTGTAGGGAAACTTTGGATTGATCAGGTGAGTTTCTTTCATGCTGTGCATTATGTGTAAGGAAGTTGTACATAGAAGctgtcaaacacacaacctGTCTCTGTACTTACGTGTAAGTGCGTTGATATTTTTATACTAGATTCTGGACAAAATGACCTTTTAAGAACAATTCAAATAATGATTAAGAACTGAATTAGGTAACAGAAATGGTAACAGTTTGGGAATACACTAAAggacaaaagaaatgaaatgaaactcaTTTTttgtaggagtgtgtgtgtgtgtatgggttgTGTTACTGAGGAAAAGTAATTTGGGTCATCGTACACTTAAGTCacatctgtttttcttgctgtcttcctgtcttttgcCGTTGGCAGTCTGGCGACATTGACATAGTAAACAACACAACCAAGGACACCTGCCATCTCAAATTCTCCCCCTACAGCTACTTCTCCAGAGAAGTCCCACGTAAAGTATGTCTgctttcttttcattctgtAATCGGTTGTTTCATATAAGAAACAGACAGCTAGCAtctttgtttgttgtcttaattcacatttcacagattttacacatattttacacTTGACAGAAGGCAAAGGTTTACAGTTACATGAGCCACTGCTTTAGCAAATCTAGCATCTCTGTTGCCCATAATTGGTTCCTCTTAATATGATTAACAAACCTCGTGTCAGTATCTAGTCAGAAAGAACTTGAAGTCACTGATTCCTCAGCTAAAGGGAAACCTAGAAAGATCATCCCTAAAACATTTGTTCTGTTTAATATGATCCAAcaacacaggtaaaaaaaaaaataaaatgaacatagtacccaggtgtgaatgtgtcagTGCCCAGCAGTAACTGATCTCTTCCTGTGTGTCTTCTTCTCTAGGTGACAGGAGTggtggaggacagagagggcACAGCCCATTACATCCTGTCAGGAACCTGGGATGAGAAGATGGAGAGTGCCAAAATAGTGGACAGCAGCCAAGGATGCGGAAACTCTGAGGGCAAACAGAAGACAGTTTATCAGACTCTTCAGCCAAAACTGTTGTGGAAGAAATATCCTCTTCCGTATGTTTATCTTATCTATAATAACACATTTCTACCACATCTTGATGATTGAATGTGCCATCTCAACCCCTTTGTGATCTGTCCTTCCCCATTTCCCTTGACCTTTTTGTCTTactttgttgtttcttctgtcttttgCTCTTTTTAGGGATAATGCAGAGAACATGCATTTTTTCTCCTCCCTGGCTCTGACTCTGAATGAGCAGGAAGAGGGTATTGCGCCCACTGACAGTCGTCTGCGGCCAGACCAGCGGCTCATGGAGGTGGGTCTGTGGGATGAAGCAAACGGCCAGAAGCAGCGTCTGGAGGAGCGTCAGAGgctggagaggaaaaaaagagaagcgCAAGCAAATCAGGCACTGGAGGAAGGTGAGCACAACGTAAatcaagaagaacaaggaggaTGATAGCGGATCTGAATTTTATCTCTTTCACAGCATTTCCACTACTTGTAACAAAGAGGATGGGTTGACCACTTTAGATACACTGTATTATGAGTGGTGTTGGTGTGCCCATCTTAAGTCATGGGAGACAGGTTACTGCCACGCATCCATGCAACACTGTCAAATGATGCATGGAtctgttggtcagtcagtcagtcagtccaccgCTTTGGTCCACTTTGTTGGAATATCTCTACAACTATCAAATGGATTCCCATGACATTTTATGCAGACATTTGTTATTACCTGATGATGTGTCATAATTAGTGGAGGAAGGGCCAACAATCGACCACAACTGCAGATCTGTCAGCAATTGACAAGCCAGATTACAGCTGGTGTGTGGGATAAAATGAAGTTTTGCTATGTCTGTGAAGGTTTATCTCAATAATCAGGTACTCTGGAGCAACATTTAGAGTGCAAGGAGAAAATAAGACATTGTGGTATTCTGGAAAATAGTACAcatataatgagaaaatatgattcTGTGTCATCAGGGCAAGACATCGAGGTTTACCAGCCCATGTGGTTTGAGAAGAGGACAGATGATACAACAGGAGAAAGCACTTACATCTACAGGGGCGGGTACTGGGAAGCCAAAGACAGACAAGACTGGAGCCAATGCCCCGAGATCTTCTAGGACAAAAGTTCCCCTCACACCGTGACATCAGACAGGCTGAGTGGTTCCTCGTGATGTAAGGATACCGAGTTGTGGACAGTtgatctgtgcatgtgtgtgtgtgtgtgtgtgagtgagtgagccaGCGACTGAAAGTAGCCGCCACTTCTTGAACTTCAAGCACAAAAAAAAGCTCCTGCTTCCACTTACTAATCTACTCTCTCCTGCTCTATTATAATTGTGTTTTCCGAGTGCATGGcctcagtttgtgtgtgttgtgggtgtgcttaatcagcattgtagAGAAAtcatgagtgtatgtgtgtttgttgagggTGTGAAAGATATGGCTTATGCTTTACAGATAAAATAGAAGATAACATTCAGCGCCAAAACAAACTTGTTTcatttgggtgtgtgtgtgtgtgtggggataACTTGGGGGCAAGGAGTGCCACAGATGTTTTGGTGCGAGGACTGAATGTCTTGTTTCTCTCAAAGCTGGAACAACATGTTCCGCATGCTGGGCTCTGACGGAGACGTGAGGCTTTTAAAGGACCATTGCAGGACACAGCATTCTTCTGCGCTAAaagacattttcacagcagaactTCATTTAGTGATCCCTCCTGATTCTTGGGGATTTTTACTACTCTGTTTCTTAAGATTGCACAAACTGTATCTTGGCACATTTACAGCTATATTCCACTCTGACAGGTCTTTAAAGAGCAGCTAAAAGGCCAGTAAAAACCAAGGTAGTTGTTATtttctttggacagagctaacTGAGAACACCATGCTGTTTTATATGCTTTTCCCCCCACATGATCTTGAAATTACGGTTCTGCTTgcattaaaggggcactccaccaattttcCATGTTACAGTAAATTTACCTGTAATGAAGAGCACTACAcagactgtgaaaacagttgtataatgtcttcacTGTCCAAGAAAATTACTAAAGCGACATCACGTGAGGAATCTTGGTTTGGATTTAGAGATTACAAAGTTGTATTCAGCATTTTTAAAGCGTGACccatactagggactaaaagtcagaatatctCTGCCTGTTGCTGTATCTATTTTAaccattcttttttatttttgtctctcaCAATTCTCCAAGTTTTACGAAAGTGCGATAGTAAATCACTGGAGTACCACCTCAAGTATCTTCAGACTCAACAATGGGAGTTTCAATGAAGTATAAATCTGCTAAACTAGGGGGATTTTCTTCAACAAAGGATTATATTGGTGCTTGATGGTAATTTTAGCCTTAATTATGTAATGACGTAGTAAATCCCTCTAACAACTTCAACCAAACTGAGATTCTGTAGAGATTATAGAAATCTGACaggcttttatttcttttaaagggatttacagtacatgtattgAATACTTCAGCTTTcccttttgttttatttttgctatttaaacTTCTAAAATCAGGGTTTATCATCCCAGTAAGTAGCAACAAATTTGTGTCCCCTAgttaaaataatcagaaatgGCTAGCTCTATGAGTGATTTCTATCCTTATCTTTGTGTCAGCAATTACACAACTGCACAGGCACTTGAGAAGAAAATACTCCCATGTCAGAGAGGTGTTTTATGCAGcgcaaaaaaagttttaataacAGTATGAACTGAATGATAGTTTGTAAAGAAATGAGATTTATACAGTCTAGGACCAGAAAACAATGAAGGAAAGGTTTAGCAATACACTTGCTAAGGTTTTTGTGTGCAAGCAAGCACTGATGTACATGAGTAGTAAATATAAATTCTCTTAATAAACAGTaataatctgtttatttatagATTAAAGCTTACTGTGTACTATATAATAGGGCATGatgcacatgtactgtatgactGCCTGGTTGGTTTTGGCCTGTATATAGCAAGAATATACATAACTATATAGAATCACCTCATTTATAATCACTgtaagaaaatatttgtttcacattACTTGAACATTCATATTCTGGTCACTATTTAAACTCTACTTGTGTATACATAACATTAAAGAGTGAAGATTGTATACCAGTTAATGAGATGTTGAGGGAAATTAAATTAGGAATTTATAGGATGCAATATATAATATTGATGATGCAAATAAAGTGTTGTTCGAATAAAGCACAATGTTATGTTTACCTGCAGGTAATGATACATGTTACATCAACTTAAAGGTTTCCATGGCAACATATAGCTATGCATGGTTTTAGAGTGCTCAAGCACTTCTGTAGTGAGAAGCCTCTTCACCTAGCTAATTGTTTGTGGACTCTATACTGAAACATGATGTGAACTCACCGTTTGTGCCCAATGACCTCAAAAAGTTTTGCATTTTATagctcaaataaaaacataaagatgtCACCACGCTGTTGTTTACTGTGAAACTagtgttgttgaaatgttgtaAATCACAAGGGACatatgacacacatacacacacacacacagaagactTTCACACTGCCTCAAAGCCAGCAATCAGTTTCTCCTGGGACAGTGTCTCTGATCTGGGGTGAAGTTGAATATTAGCTGCTGTCATAAGTGGAAAAATAAACCAGCCAAACAGCCAGAAACCTCTCAtctgacaataaataaaagactCAGTTTTAAATCTATACTGTCCATAAACTTTCATTTATGATTGTACTCCATTTTGTCACAGTCTAGAGGAACACTGAGCAGTATGAGgtgatgtttgttttactttcgCTATATTGTGCTGTTTCTTAACCACAGACGATGAACATTTGCATCTTATATAGCtaattatttgcattttgcaAATTATACCTTCATGCACCTACTTTTTCCTAATTCATCCTTGAGACCTTATATGATGGCAGAAACACTATTCAGCACTTTCATTGGTTCATCATGAGGTTGCATTGAGATTGCAGCATGCACTAAGCAAGCCACAGCTAAATTGGTGTTATTGCCCTTTAAATAAACCATCCAATGACACTGAGGTGCTTGACCGCCTCAGCTTGGATGACTGACCGACGGACGGACGGAGATTTGGGAGATGCTGCCAGATTGTGTCACTGCTGTCAAGGTACTCGTCGAAGAACAAGGTAAAAACAATGACGCTCATATCGTGAGAAAATGTGACTGACGGCAGTTGTGTAGCTAACGGTaagtccttttttttcctaGAATGGCGAGGttatgacccgccctactctgcctctgattggctagtactcgttgcctcCGTTGGTTAGATTGGTTAGtgtttaggcatgaggagtgtgATTGGTTAGGGTAAGGGCGAGAATATCATCATAAGCCAATCAGAGTTAGAGTAGGgtgggtcatgacttcgccatcctatgaaaaaaaaacaacattaacaataaCGGCAGTTAGCTTGTTTTCGCAGCTGACATAACGTTAGCTTACAGGCGCTACCTCCTCACAGCACAACAGAGCACCGCCAGCCAGCGGTAGCATGAGAGAAAGACTTTCATCTCTCTGGTGTCAAGTGACAGCTCAGTCCACGGCAAAGGTCAGCTTTTTTCCGTTTATTTTGTCCGACAAAGGACTGTTCTGTCTTTGTGTTAACGGTTACCGAGCTGCCCAGCTGTTTGACATAAAGCGACGTTACTTCAAAGCCGCTCATGAATGAAATGGTAACCGGCAGCTAACAGGTGAGTTTATGTTTTGTCGACAACACGGTTTTCAGGGGTTTCtctctgctccagtgggaacgGGAATCACAAGTTCACCGCAGGCAGTGAAGTAAGCTGCTATTTTAAACCAGCGAGGTGAATaacattagtgagctgctgctTGATATTGAATATATTGAGTTACAGGCACATACAGTACCtaggttgtcccatgatgtttactacaccgccgagtgtttttggtgcatcacaccgAGTCGTCACCGTCAGTCCATGACTGGCTGTCGGGATAATAACCAATCCCATCCGTCCCCGTCGTGGAGAAGGCGCGCTCTGTTTTTTCCAGCCCGCCCTGAACAGCTCTCCGCTCCCCTCTcagtcctctcctctgcctgcctttcctgctccagcatatGTCATTTTCCCTGCGCAGGGGTGCGTTACACAACCAACCCGTCATGCAAAATAGAAACACGTGTCTATAGGCGGTGCTGAAAAAAAACGCTGGTTAACTTGACAACAAAAGACTGGCTAAGCAccgcagagaagaagagagaaaaaaacagctgtgtcGCAGGTTGTTTTCACGATTTGTAGCTTTTAATCGTGCCGGTGTGCTTATGCGTCACGTTGGGATATGAGAGGATTGAGGATTCAACATGTGTTTTCCTTACAGAGAGGACAATGATACGAACATGATCAACGCCGATGGCTTCTCAAAATGCGAGGCGACTCTGCAACAGAGAGGCAGGAGGAGGCCACCCGCAGAGATGCTCCatctgctgtcagctgtcattgtTTGGCTGGTGACCGGCACCACCATCTCCAGCCTCAACAAATGGATATTTGCCGTTTACAACTTCAGGTAccctctgctgctgtcagctctGCACATGCTGACAGCCATAGTGGTGGACTATGGGCTGATCAAGCTGCAAGTGATACGCCACAGAGGGGCTGGAGAGCAGGACTTGACCCCCAGCGCAAAGTGTAAGGTGTTCCTGttgagtttgacattttgtgccAGTATCGCCTTTGGGAACATGGGTCTGAACTATGTCCAGCTGTCATTTGCACAAATGATTTATACCACTACCCCGCTCTTCACTCTGGCTATCTCCACGCTGATCCTGGGCAAGCAGCATCACATCCTCAAATATACAGCCATGATGCCCATCTGCCTGGGCGCCTCCTTCAGCATCATGGGAGAAGTCCAGTTCGATCAGACTGGCTGCTTCTTTGTGTTTGCAGCGACTATGCTGCGGGGTGTCAAGACCATTCAGCAGAGTAAGTACAAGTTTACCTGTGTCACCCAGTTCACTGTTTGTCACCTTAGACtgttgaaacagttttatttggaTTTGGTTGTATCTATTGACTTTACAACTTTACGGAAACTATCATGCCACTGACATCAGAGGGTATTTTAGTGTTTCTCC from Thunnus albacares chromosome 18, fThuAlb1.1, whole genome shotgun sequence encodes:
- the osbp2a gene encoding oxysterol-binding protein 2 isoform X1; this encodes MNELVKSLPSPTLPGIHLPCVDACKGWLFKWTNYLKGYQRRWFVLSNGLLSYYRTQAEMAHTCRGTIPLATAHIEVGDTCHMVLTSGGRSYHLKATSEGECQRWVSALQQAKASATLLMHHSEDDSGDEGPVQQEDRALTQGVLKSLASKLDDLSTCNELIGKHGAALQRSLSELEELRGSCDSTDKVKAVNERATLFRITSNAMINACRDFLDVAESQSRRWQKALQYEREQRHHLEETIEQLAKQHNNLERAWRENPTSYTGVERSQEGDASDENDEAEFFDAMEESPAFITVTATGDIKHKRSGSNQSMMSGVVPNDWTHNENDTSGTNHMQLRRTRRSRIPDKPNYSLNLWSIMKNCIGKDLSKIPMPVNFNEPLSMLQRLTEDLEYSELLDRAARCDSSLEQMCLVAAFSVSSYSTTVHRTAKPFNPLLGETYELDRLDEYGYRSISEQVSHHPPAAAHHVTSQRGWTLWQHITIDSKFRGKYISVVPLGNIHLQFHSSGNHYVWSKVTSTVHNIIVGKLWIDQSGDIDIVNNTTKDTCHLKFSPYSYFSREVPRKVTGVVEDREGTAHYILSGTWDEKMESAKIVDSSQGCGNSEGKQKTVYQTLQPKLLWKKYPLPDNAENMHFFSSLALTLNEQEEGIAPTDSRLRPDQRLMEVGLWDEANGQKQRLEERQRLERKKREAQANQALEEGQDIEVYQPMWFEKRTDDTTGESTYIYRGGYWEAKDRQDWSQCPEIF
- the osbp2a gene encoding oxysterol-binding protein 2 isoform X2, with translation MNELVKSLPSPTLPGIHLPCVDACKGWLFKWTNYLKGYQRRWFVLSNGLLSYYRTQAEMAHTCRGTIPLATAHIEVGDTCHMVLTSGGRSYHLKATSEGECQRWVSALQQAKASATLLMHHSDDSGDEGPVQQEDRALTQGVLKSLASKLDDLSTCNELIGKHGAALQRSLSELEELRGSCDSTDKVKAVNERATLFRITSNAMINACRDFLDVAESQSRRWQKALQYEREQRHHLEETIEQLAKQHNNLERAWRENPTSYTGVERSQEGDASDENDEAEFFDAMEESPAFITVTATGDIKHKRSGSNQSMMSGVVPNDWTHNENDTSGTNHMQLRRTRRSRIPDKPNYSLNLWSIMKNCIGKDLSKIPMPVNFNEPLSMLQRLTEDLEYSELLDRAARCDSSLEQMCLVAAFSVSSYSTTVHRTAKPFNPLLGETYELDRLDEYGYRSISEQVSHHPPAAAHHVTSQRGWTLWQHITIDSKFRGKYISVVPLGNIHLQFHSSGNHYVWSKVTSTVHNIIVGKLWIDQSGDIDIVNNTTKDTCHLKFSPYSYFSREVPRKVTGVVEDREGTAHYILSGTWDEKMESAKIVDSSQGCGNSEGKQKTVYQTLQPKLLWKKYPLPDNAENMHFFSSLALTLNEQEEGIAPTDSRLRPDQRLMEVGLWDEANGQKQRLEERQRLERKKREAQANQALEEGQDIEVYQPMWFEKRTDDTTGESTYIYRGGYWEAKDRQDWSQCPEIF
- the slc35e4 gene encoding solute carrier family 35 member E4 isoform X1, translating into MTLRCLTASAWMTDRRTDGDLGDAARLCHCCQGTRRRTREDNDTNMINADGFSKCEATLQQRGRRRPPAEMLHLLSAVIVWLVTGTTISSLNKWIFAVYNFRYPLLLSALHMLTAIVVDYGLIKLQVIRHRGAGEQDLTPSAKCKVFLLSLTFCASIAFGNMGLNYVQLSFAQMIYTTTPLFTLAISTLILGKQHHILKYTAMMPICLGASFSIMGEVQFDQTGCFFVFAATMLRGVKTIQQSILLQEEKINSVFLLYLMSIPSFCILAVAALALENWALLESPLHYDRHLWVFILLSCLGSVMYNLASCCVITLTSAVTLHILGNLSVVGNLLLSQLLFGSELSTLSCAGAVLTLSGMLIYQNSEFIVSYLDARKAKAKGSGQAEFDTTRGEDKASASEPTYHPQRTDGKQDDKTD
- the slc35e4 gene encoding solute carrier family 35 member E4 isoform X2 → MINADGFSKCEATLQQRGRRRPPAEMLHLLSAVIVWLVTGTTISSLNKWIFAVYNFRYPLLLSALHMLTAIVVDYGLIKLQVIRHRGAGEQDLTPSAKCKVFLLSLTFCASIAFGNMGLNYVQLSFAQMIYTTTPLFTLAISTLILGKQHHILKYTAMMPICLGASFSIMGEVQFDQTGCFFVFAATMLRGVKTIQQSILLQEEKINSVFLLYLMSIPSFCILAVAALALENWALLESPLHYDRHLWVFILLSCLGSVMYNLASCCVITLTSAVTLHILGNLSVVGNLLLSQLLFGSELSTLSCAGAVLTLSGMLIYQNSEFIVSYLDARKAKAKGSGQAEFDTTRGEDKASASEPTYHPQRTDGKQDDKTD